The Mytilus galloprovincialis chromosome 11, xbMytGall1.hap1.1, whole genome shotgun sequence genome contains the following window.
TCTCGTAAAGGTAGTCCGATATTATTCTGACGCCCAACGGTTGTTTAGCCAGACAAGCTGGGCCGTGTGACCAGCTTGTCTGGctaaacagccgttggacgtcgaGTAATTTCGGACTATTGTCAAAGCAGATCGATTAACAGAACTcgttatcaaatatatttatgaaaaatataaataagtattTGTCAAAAGTCCGACTGTCTAGGCATTTTAGAATAAAGGACGACATAAACAAATCAATGAAGGATAGAAAAAAAACTCAACTCAATGTTCGGGTTAGTATTTTAAGAAGATACAATGCTATTGGGcacagaaaaaaattattgtttcttCATGGAGAATTAAACTTAAtcaatattaaataaatacaGAATTTACTCTTTTTTGTAGTCTAGATGAAAATGATATGAATAGTGGAAATTATCCaaacaattaaaatttgaaaacaaattattatggttcaatgtttaaattttattgtccCTTAGGGTTACACCTAGGGTAAAACTATGACAACCTCCCATATAATTTTATCAGCAACAAAATTGCCAAAAATATCTTACCAAAATAAGACTTAAACCATTGTAAATGCTTTCGTGAATTCAACAGAACTTATGTGCTAGTCCaatttgaaattaatttcaaGCAATGTCAATTTATAAAGATGACTAGTTGTTGTATGACCAATGGATATTTTTATTTGCTATATGTAAAAAGGTTACCATAGCTAAGATGCAAACTACTAAAAGAAGTACAATAAacttcatgtacatgtaacaactTTAGTTTTACTCGTCCCAATCGAATGTCAGAATGTCAAGCGATCTGGTAatcatgatatatttatatactatTATTTGATAATCCGCTGAGTAGCTCCATCAggattattcaaaatgttacaacttctTACAGCAGccattgtatatataaatataggtaaAACTtgatacattttccgtttttacaggaaaatagtGTTAATTCATCATAGATTTTATGCCGGAAAAAAAATCCCAATTGCATGAAAATTCCCAATTTTGATagtcaagggacccatttgaaaacacctggaatcacccctgggccaagtttgattaaattttactcagtagttttagagaagatttttgtaaaagttaatgaagACGGACAAcaacgacaacgacggacgaaggacgacaagtgataagaaaagctcacttggtccctcgggccaggtgagctaaacacACAATAtggttcaaaataaaaacaacagacctATAGCTTGCATTTGTAGAcctaatgtaaaacaaacattaaaattgCTACGTTTTGCAACTTTGAAAAGActtctttaattagttatcaaaggtactaggattatcgtctacataagactcatcagtgacgctcatatcaaaatatttataaagccaaacaaatttaaacttttgttaacaggaaatttataaaaacatgaccacattattgatatgcatgtcaacaccgggCTAGTGATACCCACCCTTTGACTTGTAATGCTCACAATATTTTTCAATCACAGAGTCAATCAGTGACATACAGAGAAAAgctcattctttttttataattcctTATCAGATAAGTAACAAGCAAATTTTCTTGTAAGATCAGTTTCACAGCAATTATCTTGTGAGATATTAGTTACACAGAAATTTATTTTGTGAGATATTAGTTACACGGGAATTTATCTTGTGAGTTTGTAATAttaattgttcttttattttttttaacatggtgttttctattttttggagGCATAGGCAAACCATAAGTCAGCACTGTATGAGTTGATTCAAGATCGTATTATATAATATCAAGTTAATAGTTCAAATTTACCTGATCTTGATTCCAAATATTCCACTTGTCTTTGGTATGTACAATCTCATGTTTATCACAAATCCATTCATCAGTTGTGAATGCTGCCTCTTCATTTATATGGCATTCTAACCTGGAGCATGCATATTCAATGTGGAAGGGTAGTTTTTGGCTGCTGGAGGAGACTGTGGACTTATAGAACTCTGAGATTCTCTCTAGTGTTGTATACATGCATTCCTTGATTCCAGTGGTTATATCTGGTACGATCAGTCCATTGGAGGTTGCATGGACTATGTAGAGCAAAATCTTGTTACCTTCAACACATACTACAATATCATGTGCTTTATCGAATGATAAACCAACGAATCCTGAAAACAGGAGTTGTTTTCCTTCATACGTCTTTACGGTCCACATACTGAGACATGCGCTAATGAGACGATTCGGTAAGGCTGGTGGTATTATTGTCCCTTTGAAAACAAAAGCTAGACTGATGGCTTTCTCTGGTGTACATTCATGGGTCATGAATCTTGTGTCATTTCTTTGAGTGAGCATACAGGGAACAAAGAAGTTTTCCACTGGTAACCGACTTCCCGTATTAGTATCATATCTTCGCTGCTCTGATAGAATATCAAGGTGAATGAGCATATCAAATATGAACTCTTTGTAGGGTGATATTTTACTGAAGTGCTTCTGTTCCCAAATAAGATAAAGATCTTTTCTTTGTATTATTCCACTCTCTGACATCCTTTCAAAAGTATTTCTAATGAGACCTTTCTTTGGCCAAAAGGCCATATctgtaaagtaaaaacaaataaataaataaaatgaaaagagTATTAACAGTATCTTATAAAGAAACTAGCCCAAAAcacaaaaaggtcaaaaaatcatttaagggcaataattCCTTGACTCCTATAAAGAATTTACTTACGATTTGGAAAaaatgtgacttatttgtagatcttgtcttgctgatcattgtTCTTTTTAACTTTCCatcttttaaatagttttaactAAATAggcaaacatttaaaaagaagacTGGTAGCAttcgtcatttaagggcaataacttcgaATTATATGAGAAgtcgtctgacagttttgatgtAAACAGACGGTAGCTTATCTCAACCTCTTGACTTTTTTTGCCCTGTTAGATTGTCACTATTcatattcaagacaataaacAAAACGTGCATTTCACCattatgttctatatttagccatgtcggccatgttggttggcttGCAAGgtctttcaacatttttttagaCTAGATAACCTATTGATGaatgtggctaagtttggttaagtttcagagcagaagatttttTGTTAAAAGCTAACGGATGACGATTGACAATGAAGACAACGAAAAACAGAATAGTGACGAAAAGGTACTAAATAGATCTACAAATTATCAAACATAACAGATGGCAATAAAGTTAAAAGAATACATTAGTTCACACAAGCGCATATGTATTTTATCAATGATATTTGAgttaagtgttttattttaattttcgagTTGGTGGTTCATTTTATAACAgttactgtatttttttaaattaaaaagtcacAAAAATCCAGTTCAACCTAGCCAGACACATTATTCGAGTCTGAGCCTACCAGTCTTAGCTCATACTCCTATATGATGCGTGCTTAGCAGAGAAATAGCAAATATTAATGTTCAAGTATTTGGTTTAACCGGGTCAGGGTTGGAACCCATGGCCGCACCACTCAAGGCAAACATGTTACCACAAGACAAACAAGGCGCTCCAATAGTTTGTAGATTTTGTATGTTTTCTACCTACCTATCATAATAAGTTTCCGAGATAACAGGACAAACATAAAGTTATTGTTGATCTTatattgctgatcatttttgccaTATATGCAGTTTATACTTATATTATACTTAATTATTTAGtgttttcatagaaaaaaaaacaacatgaaaatcAGTCCAAAATCCTCAATTAATGACAATAGCTCCTTCAAGTAATGGCAATTGCTAGGTGAGCttgtcttaattttctttcttttttttctgtgattgtgaatttttttttaataacaggCCTTTCAGTCATAAAACTTTCCTTTTTACTCATTCAAAATTTGCGTTCCAAATATCAAAATCCAGTATTATGATTGGTTGATTTCAGAGTCTGAGTACGATAATTGTTCTAGAAAAATTTATGGCTGTTAGTCTTGATTTTTGATAGTATAGATGAAATTGTTTGGACATATATCTAGCCCCGAACGATATAGTAATTTAGAGATTTTTGACATGTGCTATAGACATCTGGCTGTATTTGATGACCATGGAGTATAAAAGTGgatattatatcataaaatacCTGTCACAAAAGATCGCATAACTTCCACCAGAAGTAGCGGACTTATGATCACATAACCTCTCAACTGTGGGGTGTCAAAATAGACCATCTTCCCAAGTGAGTGTTGGAAATGAAGAAAAGTACTAAGCTCTTCATTAGACAAGACGGACACTTTGCTGATGGCATTTAATTCTTCAACTTCCAACAATGACAGTACTTGTTTCCCCTTTGCTACCAAATTAGCAATCTCAAGTTCAAGTGGAACAGAGGCATTGGGCATTGCCTCTCCCCAACA
Protein-coding sequences here:
- the LOC143051510 gene encoding uncharacterized protein LOC143051510, coding for MSESGIIQRKDLYLIWEQKHFSKISPYKEFIFDMLIHLDILSEQRRYDTNTGSRLPVENFFVPCMLTQRNDTRFMTHECTPEKAISLAFVFKGTIIPPALPNRLISACLSMWTVKTYEGKQLLFSGFVGLSFDKAHDIVVCVEGNKILLYIVHATSNGLIVPDITTGIKECMYTTLERISEFYKSTVSSSSQKLPFHIEYACSRLECHINEEAAFTTDEWICDKHEIVHTKDKWNIWNQDQAKEECEINCQGLQEDALNQIPSDIELQRFSSRCEETVIRELAIHLGITLHEWEKLRSDYEFVDIVKFRALVTWREKYSGRFSNIAKALQDMDLTIHTLCQVKRIRKGHCVINEEYMDLIPTDEILDKLAQVIGVVSFQLGLELGLPITSIDIIQYNNGRDLVAQCKDILFQWREDQRVRPTIRVLVQALVNVDRGAKCLEEIIKTVGVKKYTLHEEVEEKKEGKIKTLLKNLNPFQKKK